GTGATGAATTTCTCGGCCACAGCAGTGGATATTGATCAAAAAGAGGAATATCTATGTGGTTCCTGTTCCCGAGAGATTAGCTAATGAGTGGTCATCTTATCGTTGTAGGATACGACACATGGACTGATGCAGTAATAGAATTACTTCGTTCCTCGAAGATTTCTTATTCAATATTACTTACTGACAAGGAAGCAGCGGAGAACCTCCGCTCAGAAGGAGAAGAGGTTGTCTGTGTTTCAGATTTCAACGAGCAGGCATTCAGAGATGCGGGGATCGACAGGGCAGACGCAGTGTTGGTAGCAACACTGGACGATCAGCAAAATATACTGGCAGTACTGACAGCGACAGATATTGATGAGACAATGACAGTCGGTACATTCACTAGCAGAGAACGAGATGGGCCAAAGTTGCGACGTGCTGGTGCGGATGTGATTGTAAACTTGGGTCAAGCAGTGGCCGAGCTAATTGCAGAGACAGCACTGACAGGAGCTGAGCCTCAACAATTGCTAGAAGAAATTTTGTCTGAAGAGACAATAGTCGAGCTCGCACAACCAGCGCAGGTAACGGGGGAAGGAACAGAATCTCACGAACAATCAGATGCCGGAATTGAGAACGATGCAACAACTAAGAGATAAAATCAGGGTTTATAACGTCAAGCAATTATGAGTGCCGAGATTAACACGAGTATTAATTCTGCTAGAGGATCACAGTTTGGAGTAGGCTTAGTATTTGCTGTCGGGGTTGTGGCGGTCATAACAGGTATAGTTCATATTACATATACTCCAATCAGCGGAGTGCTAGAGCCATATATTCCAGAAGTCATACAGGGCGCCGTTGG
This portion of the Salinarchaeum sp. IM2453 genome encodes:
- a CDS encoding NAD(P)-binding protein is translated as MSGHLIVVGYDTWTDAVIELLRSSKISYSILLTDKEAAENLRSEGEEVVCVSDFNEQAFRDAGIDRADAVLVATLDDQQNILAVLTATDIDETMTVGTFTSRERDGPKLRRAGADVIVNLGQAVAELIAETALTGAEPQQLLEEILSEETIVELAQPAQVTGEGTESHEQSDAGIENDATTKR